One segment of Scyliorhinus torazame isolate Kashiwa2021f chromosome 14, sScyTor2.1, whole genome shotgun sequence DNA contains the following:
- the LOC140389046 gene encoding G-protein coupled receptor 55-like: MSIPTFLLGLTFNAMTLWVFCGKFRKWTETIIYVTNLAASDSMLLLSLPFKMYSYKSREELGSSFCAFIECLYFVNMYVSIYIIVCISMDRCIAIKYPLKAKSFRSPMKAAIACGAIWTFVCLVAISLQIRFAAGNVNAEFCFLKQTDEPTETWIIIIIELFGFIIPFFILSFCSLQIIVALCKKSTESQGNFVFSRSITIIATNLIIFIICFLPFHAGLLIQFLVETFKMDCVTLINARMFVTVSTCLANVNCCLDGIIYYFASKEVRASLTQHIRMISSRKKISLDVIEVQNTQDTQQSDYL; this comes from the coding sequence ATGTCCATCCCAACCTTTCTACTGGGGTTAACATTCAATGCAATGACCCTATGGGTGTTCTGCGGGAAATTCAGGAAATGGACAGAAACCATCATTTATGTGACAAATTTGGCTGCTTCAGACAGCATGCTGCTTCTGTCTTTACCCTTCAAGATGTACAGCTACAAGTCTCGCGAAGAGCTTGGATCAAGCTTCTGTGCATTTATCGAGTGCCTGTATTTTGTGAACATGTACGTGAGCATCTACATCATTGTCTGCATCAGTATGGATCGATGCATTGCAATCAAGTACCCACTTAAAGCAAAAAGCTTCCGGTCACCAATGAAGGCTGCGATTGCATGTGGTGCAATTTGGACTTTCGTATGTTTAGTCGCAATTTCTCTACAAATACGATTTGCCGCTGGCAATGTCAACGCTGAATTTTGCTTTCTGAAGCAGACTGATGAGCCCACTGAAACCTGGATCATTATTATCATTGAACTATTTGGATTTATCATTCCTTTTTTCATTTTGAGCTTTTGCTCTTTACAGATCATCGTGGCTCTCTGCAAAAAAAgcacagaatcccagggaaacTTTGTTTTCAGCCGAAGCATCACAATTATCGCTACAAATCTAATCATCTTCATTATTTGTTTCTTGCCTTTTCACGCAGGATTATTAATACAGTTTCTGGTGGAGACGTTTAAGATGGATTGTGTAACACTGATTAATGCGCGCATGTTTGTTACTGTATCCACGTGTTTGGCGAATGTGAACTGTTGCCTGGATGGAATTATTTATTATTTTGCTTCCAAAGAGGTCCGTGCTTCTTTAACACAACATATTAGAATGATATCTAGCAGGAAAAAAATAAGCCTTGATGTCATAGAGGTTCAGAACACCCAAGATACACAGCAGTCAGACTACTTGTAG